A single region of the Malus sylvestris chromosome 8, drMalSylv7.2, whole genome shotgun sequence genome encodes:
- the LOC126632927 gene encoding uncharacterized protein LOC126632927 isoform X2, with amino-acid sequence MAATACFIIVSRNDIPIYEAEVGSAAKREDAAQLHQFILHAALDIVQDLAWTTSAMYLKAIDRFNDLVVSVYVIDIHTRLMLLHDSRNDDGIKSFFQEVHELYIKTLLNPLYVPGSRIASSHFDTKVRALARKHL; translated from the exons ATGGCAGCGACGGCGTGTTTCATCATCGTCAGCAGAAACGACATCCCTATTTACGAAGCTGAAGTCGGATCCGCCGCCAAA AGAGAAGATGCTGCACAGTTGCATCAGTTCATATTACATGCGGCTCTCGACATTGTTCAGGACCTTGCCTGGACTACCAGTGCCAT GTACTTGAAAGCAATCGATCGCTTTAATGATTTGGTGGTTTCCGTCTATGTTA TAGACATACATACACGACTTATGCTACTTCATGACTCTCGTAACGATGATGGAATCAAGAGCTTCTTCCAAGAGGTTCATGAGCTTTACATCAAA ACTCTTCTTAATCCCCTCTACGTGCCTGGTTCGCGAATCGCGTCATCACATTTTGATACAAAAGTCCGTGCGCTTGCACGAAAACATCTGTAG
- the LOC126632927 gene encoding uncharacterized protein LOC126632927 isoform X1 encodes MAATACFIIVSRNDIPIYEAEVGSAAKREDAAQLHQFILHAALDIVQDLAWTTSAMYLKAIDRFNDLVVSVYVTAGHTRLMLLHDSRNDDGIKSFFQEVHELYIKTLLNPLYVPGSRIASSHFDTKVRALARKHL; translated from the exons ATGGCAGCGACGGCGTGTTTCATCATCGTCAGCAGAAACGACATCCCTATTTACGAAGCTGAAGTCGGATCCGCCGCCAAA AGAGAAGATGCTGCACAGTTGCATCAGTTCATATTACATGCGGCTCTCGACATTGTTCAGGACCTTGCCTGGACTACCAGTGCCAT GTACTTGAAAGCAATCGATCGCTTTAATGATTTGGTGGTTTCCGTCTATGTTACTGCTGGT CATACACGACTTATGCTACTTCATGACTCTCGTAACGATGATGGAATCAAGAGCTTCTTCCAAGAGGTTCATGAGCTTTACATCAAA ACTCTTCTTAATCCCCTCTACGTGCCTGGTTCGCGAATCGCGTCATCACATTTTGATACAAAAGTCCGTGCGCTTGCACGAAAACATCTGTAG
- the LOC126632927 gene encoding uncharacterized protein LOC126632927 isoform X3, whose product MAATACFIIVSRNDIPIYEAEVGSAAKREDAAQLHQFILHAALDIVQDLAWTTSAMYLKAIDRFNDLVVSVYVTAGHILCISNSNIRFTFTYLRIVCVHGCVIFCASSLATPSFFKSRKYL is encoded by the exons ATGGCAGCGACGGCGTGTTTCATCATCGTCAGCAGAAACGACATCCCTATTTACGAAGCTGAAGTCGGATCCGCCGCCAAA AGAGAAGATGCTGCACAGTTGCATCAGTTCATATTACATGCGGCTCTCGACATTGTTCAGGACCTTGCCTGGACTACCAGTGCCAT GTACTTGAAAGCAATCGATCGCTTTAATGATTTGGTGGTTTCCGTCTATGTTACTGCTGGTCATATCCTTTGTATTTCCAACTCAAATATACGTTTCACCTTCACCTATCTTAGAATTGTATGTGTTCACGGATGTGTTATTTTCTGCGCCAGTTCTTTAGCAACTCCGTCGTTTTTCAAATCAAGAAAGTATCTTTAA
- the LOC126632926 gene encoding uncharacterized RNA-binding protein C1827.05c-like, with amino-acid sequence MGAKAKKAMKKQLSKASAQLTASSHKNKEAAAPPATAIVTASTAADFLPLEGGPARKLPQEKPTEDVATVLYIGRIPHGFYEKEMEGFFGQFGSIKKLRIARNKKTGKSKHFGFIEFEDPQVAKVVADTMHNYLLFEHVLQVHLIPPQKVHPKLWKGFNYRVRPVNWVQIERKRQDKERTVEEHKKLMGKIVKRDLKRQKKIEAAGIDYKCPEIVGNSEEPAPKKRKTDRKKAVSK; translated from the exons AAAAGGCGATGAAAAAGCAATTGAGCAAAGCCTCTGCTCAGTTAACAGCTTCTTCTCACAAAAATAAAGAAGCTGCTGCTCCTCCTGCTACTGCAATTGTTACTGCTTCTACCGCTGCTGATTTCTTG CCATTAGAAGGCGGTCCAGCACGGAAACTCCCCCAAGAAAAGCCTACGGAGGATGTTGCTACAGTTTTATACATTGGTCGGATACCTCATGGCTTCTATGAGAAAGAAATGGAAG GATTTTTTGGGCAATTTGGTTCGATTAAGAAATTAAGAATTGCGCGTAACAAAAAG ACAGGGAAATCAAAGCATTTTGGCTTCATTGAGTTTGAAGACCCTCAG GTGGCGAAAGTTGTAGCTGACACTATGCATAACTATTTGTTGTTCGAACACGTGTTGCAAGTCCATCTTATTCCTCCGCAGAAAGTTCACCCGAAATT ATGGAAAGGTTTCAACTACCGAGTCAGACCCGTGAACTGGGTTCAAATTGAGCGGAAGAGACAAGACAAG GAAAGAACAGTGGAAGAGCACAAGAAGTTAATGGGGAAGATTGTGAAGAGAGATCTGAAGCGTCAAAAGAAAATTGAGGCTGCTGGTATTGATTATAAATGCCCAGAAATT GTGGGTAATAGTGAGGAGCCTGCTCCAAAGAAAAGGAAGACCGACCGAAAGAAG GCTGTTTCTAAATGA